In a single window of the Oscarella lobularis chromosome 4, ooOscLobu1.1, whole genome shotgun sequence genome:
- the LOC136186079 gene encoding coatomer subunit gamma-2-like translates to MLGSRRDKKDEGDGSQNPFRRLDKTTALQEARTFNETPINARKCCLTLTKILYVINQGENISAAEATQAFFAMTKLFQSHDVTLRRMCYLTIKEMATLADDVIIVTSSLTKDMTGKEDLYRGSAIRALCTITDSSMLQSLERYFKQAIVDKNSSVASAALTSALHLTKTGFDVVKRWVNEAQQALSSDNVMVQYHALGLLYHIKKRDRLAISKLVDKYSRSAMRSPYAYCMLIRIAAKVLEEEEQGTDSNLYDFLENCLRHKSEMVIYEAARALVNLKNISARDLAPAISVLQLFLSSPKPTLRFAAVRTLNKVAMTHPLSVTTCNLDLEGLISDVNRSIATLAITTLLKTGSEGSVDRLMKQISSFMSEISDEFKIVVVEAIKSLCLKYPRKHNVMMSYLATMLRDEGGYDYKKAIADTLITIIEEHADAKEAGLAHLCEFIEDCEHTVLAKKILHLLAREGPRTPQPSKYIRFIYNRVILEKPPVRAAAVSALARFGAASEKLTSSIIVLLSRCLVDEDDEVRDRATFYKTVLEQKEKALTSQFILNSLNVSVVGLERALHQYVQEPASDVPFDLKTVPLATTLLPGDSARGGMEAGAGAGAGGSAGKPTPVAASRQDVYAEQLGSVVEFGHLGPLFKSSPKPVELTESETEYVVQCVKHTFADHVVFQFDCTNTLNDQLLEDVWVQMETSDGFDIESIVRCSVLKYNQPGTTYTCVKLQEDDPTQVAGTFTCTLKFKVKDCDPNTGEPDADEGYDDEYVLEDADIVVADHVQRVVKSNFSSSWGELGDEHELNDTFALPSMKTLSDAVKQISQFMGMQPCERSDRVPENKLSHTLLLAGVYRGGHDVLVRASLVVDADEGVKMRLAVRSSNAIVSQVIASAVG, encoded by the exons ATGCTCGGTTCTCGACGCGACAAAAAAGACGAGGGCGACG GGTCCCAAAATccctttcgtcgtctcgataAAACGACGGCTCTTCAAgag GCTCGTACGTTCAACGAAACGCCAATAAACGCTCGAAAATGCTGTCTCACATTGACAAAAATTCTCTACGTAATCAATCAG GGCGAGAATATTAGCGCAGCTGAAGCGACGCAGGCGTTCTTTGCCATGACGAAATTGTTTCAATCCCACGATGTAACACTGAGACGAATGTGCTATTTGACAATCAAGGAAATGGCAACGCTggccgatgacgtcatcatcgtgACGAGCAGTCTTACAAAGGACATGACAGGAAAGGAAGATCTCTATAGAGGAAGTGCTATCAGGGCTCTGTGCACAATCACGGAT agtTCTATGCTTCAGAGTTTGGAGAGATATTTCAAGCAGGCAATTGTGGATAAGAATTCCAGTGTGGCAAGCGCTGCTTTGACTTCCGCAttg CATCTGACCAAAACCGGTTTTGACGTTGTGAAGCGTTGGGTGAACGAAGCCCAACAAGCGTTGTCGAGTGACAACGTCATGGTTCAGTACCACGCATTGGGACTATTGTATCACATCAAAAAGAGAGATCGTCTCGCCATATCCAAATTGGTGGATAAATATTCCAGATCAGCTATGAGATCACCTTACGCCTATTGCATGCTT ATCAGGATTGCCGCCAAAGTgttggaagaagaggagcagGG taCTGATAGCAATCTTTACGATTTTTTGGAGAATTGCTTGCGACACAAGAGTGAG ATGGTTATTTATGAAGCAGCACGCGCATTGgtcaatttgaaaaacaTCAGTGCCAGAGATCTCGCTCCTGCAATATCAG TGTTGCAGTTGTTCTTGAGCTCTCCCAAGCCGACTTTGCGATTTGCAGCTGTTCGAACATTGAATAAA GTTGCCATGACCCATCCCTTGTCTGTCACCACGTGCAATTTGGATTTGGAAGGTCTGATAAGTGACGTGAATCGAAGCATTGCTACATTGGCAATCACAACTCTCCTCAAG aCTGGGAGTGAAGGAAGCGTTGATCGTCTGATGAAGCAGATCTCGTCGTTTATGTCCGAAATATCGGACGAATTCAAAATTGTCGTGGTGGAAGCAATaaa GTCTTTGTGCTTGAAGTATCCAAGGAAACACAACGTCATGATGAGCTACTTGGCGACAATGTTGCGAGATGAA GGAGGATATGACTATAAAAAAGCAATTGCTGACACGCTGATTACAATAATTGAGGAACACGCTGACGCCAAAGAAGCAg GTTTGGCTCATCTGTGCGAATTTATTGAGGACTGCGAGCACACGGTCTTGGCTaagaaaattcttcatttGCTTGCAAGAGAAGGCCCAAGAACACCTCAACCCTCCAAATACATCCGGTTCATTTACAACAGAGTTATTCTAGAGAAGCCGCCTGTGCGAGCCG CTGCTGTGAGTGCTCTCGCGCGATTTGGTGCCGCTTCTGAAAAGCTGACATCTAGCATTATCGTTCTGCTATCAAG GTGTCTCgtcgatgaagacgacgaagtgagAGACAGAGCGACTTTTTATAAAACCGTTTTggagcagaaagaaaaggctcTGACGTCGCAATTCATATTAAATT CACTGAATGTATCTGTCGTCGGATTGGAAAGAGCTCTTCACCAATACGTCCAAGAACCGGCGTCGGATGTTCCgtttgatttgaaaacgGTTCCCCTGGCGACGACTCTTCTACCCGGGGATTCGGCGCGGGGTGGAATGGAAGCGGGAGCCGGCGCCGGTGCCGGTGGGTCAGCCGGAAAACCGACACCTGTGGCTGCTTCGAGACAAGACGTTTATGCGG AGCAACTGGGGTCCGTTGTTGAGTTTGGGCACTTGGGTCCTCTGTTtaaatcgtcgccgaagccCGTTGAGTTGACTGAATCGGAGACCGAATACGTTGTGCAGTGTGTCAAGCACACGTTTGCTGATCACGTGGTATTTCAG tttGATTGCACTAATACGTTGAATGATCAGCTGCTTGAAGACGTGTGGGTTCAGATGGAAACGTCGGATGGTTTTGATATTGAATCAATAGTCCGCTGTTCCGTCTTGAAGTACAATCAACCGGGGACAACGTACACGTGCGTTAAATTGCAGGAAGACGATCCAACTCAAG tgGCTGGAACTTTCACTTGTACGTTGAAGTTCAAAGTGAAGGACTGCGATCCGAATACTGGGGAACCGGATGCGGATGAAggatacgacgacgagtacGTG CTGGAGGATGCTGATATCGTGGTCGCAGATCACGTGCAACGCGTCGTGAAATccaatttttcgtcgtcgtggggCGAATTGGGCGACGAGCACGAATTGAATGACACGTTCGCTCTACCGTCGATGAAAACTCTCTCCG atgctGTGAAGCAGATTAGTCAGTTTATGGGTATGCAGCCTTGTGAGAGATCCGATCGAGTGCCTGAGAACAAGTTATCTCACACGCTTCTATTGGCTGGGGTCTATCGTGGCGGTCATGACGTTCTCGTCCGGGCGTCGTTGGTTGTCGATGCCGACGAGGGTGTGAAAATGAGATTGGCTGTGAGAAGTAGCAATGCAATTGTCAGTCAAGTTATTGCATCGGCCGTAGGCTAG